From Cognatishimia activa, one genomic window encodes:
- a CDS encoding haloacid dehalogenase type II codes for MTITTCIFDAYGTLFDVSAAAREAAQEPGYEALVDTWPKVASDWRLKQLQYTWLRAITKEHTDFWQVTQDGLDWALEASGLSDPKLRERLLQLYWELSAYPEVPAMLQALKDKGLNTAILSNGEPKMLQAAIDSAGIGDVLDDCLSVEDVGIFKPDSRVYDLVLKRFNCQPAEVLFASSNGWDAAGATGFGFQTVWVNRAKEPVDRLPHHPQHLLSDLTDIPALTDS; via the coding sequence ATGACCATCACCACCTGTATTTTTGATGCCTATGGCACTTTGTTTGACGTCTCAGCTGCAGCGCGAGAAGCCGCACAGGAGCCAGGGTATGAGGCCTTGGTCGATACCTGGCCCAAAGTGGCGTCAGATTGGCGACTTAAGCAGCTGCAGTACACTTGGCTGCGTGCAATCACCAAAGAGCACACCGATTTCTGGCAAGTCACGCAGGATGGATTGGACTGGGCGCTAGAAGCTTCTGGGCTGAGCGATCCAAAACTACGGGAGCGGTTGTTGCAGCTCTATTGGGAGCTTTCCGCCTACCCCGAAGTACCGGCAATGCTGCAGGCCCTGAAAGACAAGGGGCTGAACACGGCCATCCTCTCAAATGGCGAGCCCAAAATGTTGCAAGCGGCCATTGACAGTGCCGGTATTGGGGATGTCTTGGATGACTGCCTCAGCGTCGAGGACGTCGGAATTTTCAAGCCCGATTCCCGTGTCTACGATCTGGTTCTAAAACGTTTTAACTGTCAGCCTGCAGAAGTCCTTTTTGCGTCGTCCAATGGCTGGGACGCGGCAGGTGCGACGGGATTTGGGTTTCAAACTGTCTGGGTCAATCGCGCAAAGGAGCCGGTTGATCGCTTGCCTCACCATCCACAGCATCTATTGTCCGACCTAACTGACATTCCTGCACTTACGGATTCCTGA
- a CDS encoding alpha/beta fold hydrolase, with amino-acid sequence MTSGKGEIALNVQHSGPKIGAPIVLLHTFGGDLHLWDAVLPLLPETLHVIRMDLRGHGASDCPAPPYSMGAMIKDVEMVLEREKIRDAVVVGVGLGGMIAQGLAVKRLDQVRGLVLCNTAAKIGHPPHWQAMIDEITEGDQAKLALRMMQIWFHRAALTNGQHEDILESFINTASDGLAGSFAALMGTDFYTPTSGLRLPCLGIGGAEDRFVPQDMTRETVGLIPGSDFALLRKSGHLPPIDQPEAFAEAVTGFLKRIGHA; translated from the coding sequence ATGACTTCAGGCAAAGGCGAGATCGCCCTCAACGTCCAACATTCCGGGCCAAAAATCGGCGCTCCGATTGTCTTGTTGCACACTTTTGGTGGTGACCTGCACCTATGGGACGCGGTTCTGCCGCTCCTACCCGAAACACTGCATGTGATCCGCATGGACTTGCGCGGGCATGGGGCTTCTGACTGCCCTGCTCCACCCTACTCTATGGGTGCCATGATCAAAGATGTTGAGATGGTCCTAGAGCGGGAGAAAATCCGCGATGCTGTCGTCGTTGGCGTGGGGCTTGGTGGCATGATTGCTCAGGGGCTTGCGGTGAAACGGCTGGATCAGGTGCGAGGGCTTGTCCTGTGTAATACCGCTGCCAAGATCGGCCATCCGCCCCATTGGCAGGCCATGATTGATGAGATCACCGAGGGTGATCAGGCAAAGCTTGCTTTGCGGATGATGCAAATCTGGTTTCACCGTGCAGCCCTGACGAATGGTCAGCACGAAGACATTCTGGAATCCTTTATCAACACTGCATCAGATGGCTTGGCAGGCAGCTTTGCAGCGCTGATGGGCACAGATTTCTACACACCAACCAGTGGCCTGCGTCTGCCTTGCCTTGGCATCGGTGGCGCAGAGGATCGCTTTGTCCCGCAAGATATGACCCGTGAGACCGTGGGGCTGATCCCCGGATCAGATTTCGCCCTCCTGCGCAAATCCGGTCACCTGCCGCCAATTGACCAACCCGAAGCTTTTGCGGAGGCCGTGACAGGTTTTCTCAAGCGCATCGGCCACGCTTAA
- a CDS encoding LytTR family DNA-binding domain-containing protein, translated as MIDTFKDTYKSLFSKLTISIWAIASIGSILAGPFGTFESMSFASRCAYWPLVTTSSILLGYLAHALTRMVFDDGENTKSRMMAGTLGTLFITTDVFWLSRLFSPERASSAPYLQLMGWVGFVFFAVLLARSIFMNAVLETSKSSVATAIELPPHSSITQVSLKPRLMERLPELKDTEVLRLSANDHFVHVLTAAGEHPIRMRLRDAISEMDGVEGTLVHRSHWVAQSAMQGVLKEQGKVYLLLKNGDRVPVSRNYRADVEQLAISVSLDGAGEQSEVSVQ; from the coding sequence ATGATTGATACATTCAAAGACACTTATAAATCGCTGTTCTCAAAACTGACTATTTCAATTTGGGCGATTGCCTCCATTGGCTCGATTTTGGCGGGGCCCTTTGGAACATTTGAAAGTATGAGTTTTGCGTCGCGGTGTGCCTATTGGCCGCTTGTAACAACGAGCTCCATTCTGCTGGGGTATCTTGCGCATGCTCTGACACGTATGGTCTTTGACGATGGGGAAAACACCAAGAGCCGGATGATGGCCGGTACACTTGGGACGCTGTTCATCACCACAGATGTGTTCTGGTTATCGCGTCTCTTTAGTCCTGAACGTGCAAGTTCCGCCCCGTATCTGCAGCTCATGGGCTGGGTGGGCTTTGTCTTTTTTGCGGTGTTGCTTGCGCGGTCGATTTTTATGAATGCGGTACTTGAGACATCCAAATCAAGCGTAGCGACTGCGATTGAGTTGCCCCCGCATAGTTCGATAACGCAGGTAAGCTTGAAGCCACGACTGATGGAGCGGCTGCCAGAACTCAAAGACACTGAGGTCCTGCGCCTGTCTGCGAACGATCACTTTGTGCATGTATTGACCGCTGCGGGAGAGCACCCAATCCGTATGCGGCTGCGCGATGCGATTTCAGAAATGGACGGTGTGGAAGGGACTTTGGTCCATCGCTCGCACTGGGTCGCGCAAAGTGCCATGCAGGGCGTGCTCAAAGAGCAGGGCAAAGTCTATTTGCTGCTCAAAAATGGAGATCGCGTGCCGGTCAGCCGGAATTACCGCGCCGATGTCGAACAATTGGCCATTAGCGTTTCGCTTGACGGGGCAGGGGAACAATCCGAGGTGTCTGTCCAGTAA
- a CDS encoding alpha/beta fold hydrolase — protein MPNFKTTDGLTLYFTDWGEGVPVLCLSGLSRNSSDFSYIDDHLQGVRLIKMDYRGRGRSDWAEDFTTYNIPRESMDALELMDHLGIEKFAVLGSSRGGLCAMTIGAFAKERLLGVAFNDIGPEIDPRGLQFINVYLGCPPTWKTLSEATEKRARAMTTFKNVPEARWREEVEKLYRQSENGLALTYDPKLRDAVMEAQKQEAPDLWPFFTAFSDIPVTVIRGEGSDILSAETFAKMAEAMPSAIMAEVKDRGHIPYLDEPESLAALREWITQLKAA, from the coding sequence ATGCCTAACTTCAAAACGACCGATGGTTTGACGCTCTACTTCACGGATTGGGGCGAAGGAGTACCTGTGCTCTGCCTCTCAGGACTCAGCCGAAACTCCAGTGATTTCAGTTACATTGACGATCATCTTCAAGGTGTTCGCCTGATCAAAATGGATTATCGCGGGCGCGGCCGCTCCGATTGGGCAGAGGACTTCACGACCTACAACATCCCTCGCGAAAGCATGGATGCGCTGGAATTGATGGATCATCTTGGCATCGAGAAATTTGCCGTGCTTGGCAGCTCGCGAGGCGGGCTATGCGCCATGACAATTGGAGCTTTCGCGAAAGAGCGCTTACTGGGCGTTGCCTTCAATGACATTGGGCCAGAGATCGATCCACGCGGTCTGCAATTCATAAATGTATATCTTGGGTGCCCCCCTACTTGGAAAACTCTGTCTGAAGCCACGGAAAAACGCGCCAGAGCCATGACGACCTTTAAGAACGTTCCAGAGGCCCGCTGGCGTGAAGAAGTCGAAAAGCTCTATCGGCAATCCGAAAACGGATTGGCGTTGACCTATGACCCAAAGCTTCGAGATGCGGTGATGGAAGCACAAAAGCAGGAAGCACCCGATCTTTGGCCCTTCTTCACTGCGTTTTCTGACATCCCGGTGACCGTGATCCGCGGCGAAGGTTCAGATATTTTAAGCGCCGAGACGTTTGCAAAGATGGCCGAAGCCATGCCCAGCGCCATCATGGCCGAAGTCAAAGATCGCGGTCATATCCCCTATCTGGATGAACCTGAATCTCTTGCGGCGCTGCGAGAATGGATCACTCAACTCAAGGCCGCATAG
- the folD gene encoding bifunctional methylenetetrahydrofolate dehydrogenase/methenyltetrahydrofolate cyclohydrolase FolD, with the protein MTANIIDGKAFAATVREKVAGHVARLKEEHGITPGLAVVLVGEDPASQVYVRSKGKQTVEAGMNSYEHKMDADTSEEDLLAVVEKLNNDPNVHGILVQLPLPGHLNEDLIINSIAPEKDVDGFHISNVGLLGTGQKSMVPCTPLGCLMMLRDYHGSLSGMDAVVIGRSNIVGKPMAQLLLGDSCTVTIAHSRTKDLPEVVRRADIVVAAVGRPEMVPGDWIKEGATVIDVGINRIERDGKNKLVGDVDFASCAERAGAITPVPGGVGPMTIACLLANTVTACCRANGLAEPEGLTA; encoded by the coding sequence ATGACAGCAAATATTATCGACGGCAAAGCCTTTGCGGCGACCGTTCGCGAGAAAGTCGCAGGCCATGTCGCCCGCTTGAAAGAAGAGCATGGCATCACCCCGGGTCTGGCGGTTGTGCTGGTCGGCGAAGACCCAGCTTCCCAAGTCTATGTGCGCTCCAAGGGCAAACAGACCGTCGAAGCAGGCATGAACAGCTATGAGCACAAGATGGACGCGGACACCTCTGAAGAGGATCTGCTGGCGGTTGTTGAGAAGCTGAACAACGATCCAAATGTGCACGGTATTCTGGTTCAGCTACCGCTGCCGGGTCACCTGAACGAAGACCTGATCATCAACTCCATTGCGCCTGAGAAAGACGTCGATGGATTCCACATCTCAAACGTGGGTCTTTTGGGCACTGGTCAGAAATCCATGGTGCCATGTACACCACTGGGCTGCCTGATGATGCTGCGTGATTACCACGGCTCCCTGTCCGGCATGGACGCGGTTGTCATCGGTCGCTCCAACATCGTTGGTAAGCCGATGGCGCAACTGCTGCTGGGCGACAGCTGCACCGTGACGATCGCGCATTCCCGCACCAAAGACCTGCCAGAAGTTGTCCGCCGCGCAGACATCGTAGTTGCTGCTGTTGGCCGCCCTGAAATGGTTCCAGGCGACTGGATCAAAGAAGGCGCGACTGTAATTGATGTGGGCATCAACCGCATCGAACGCGACGGTAAAAACAAACTGGTTGGCGACGTGGACTTCGCATCCTGCGCCGAACGCGCTGGCGCCATCACACCTGTTCCAGGTGGTGTTGGCCCAATGACCATCGCTTGCCTCTTGGCAAACACCGTGACGGCCTGCTGCCGCGCAAACGGTCTGGCAGAGCCAGAAGGCCTGACCGCCTAA
- a CDS encoding formate--tetrahydrofolate ligase — protein MAYKSDIEIAREANKLPIQEIGAKIGMSNDDLLPYGHDKAKVSQEFINSVKDKEDGKLILVTAINPTPAGEGKTTTTVGLGDGLNRIGKNAMICIREASLGPNFGMKGGAAGGGMAQVVPMEEMNLHFTGDFHAITSAHSLLSAMIDNHIYWGNEQEIDIRRVAWRRVVDMNDRALRQITASLGGVSNGFPRETGFDITVASEVMAILCLANDLQDLEKRLGDIIVAYRRDKTPVYCRDIKAEGAMTVLLKDAMQPNLVQTLENNPAFVHGGPFANIAHGCNSVIATKTALKVADYVVTEAGFGADLGAEKFMNIKCRKAGIAPSAVVLVATVRAMKMNGGVAKADLGAENVDAVNNGCANLGRHIENVKSFGVPVVVAINHFVTDTDAEVQAVKDYCATHGVEAVLSRHWELGSEGSAPLAEKVVEIVDADAANFAPIYPDDMPLFEKVETIAKRIYRADEVLADKKIRNQLKEWEEAGYGNLPVCMAKTQYSFSTDPNLRGAPTGHSVPVREVRLSAGAGFIVVVCGEIMTMPGLPRKPASESIRLNEEGQIEGLF, from the coding sequence ATGGCCTACAAATCAGATATTGAAATTGCTCGCGAAGCGAACAAGCTGCCAATCCAAGAGATCGGCGCTAAAATCGGCATGTCTAACGATGACCTGCTGCCTTATGGCCACGACAAGGCGAAGGTAAGCCAGGAATTCATCAACTCTGTCAAAGACAAAGAAGATGGCAAGCTGATTCTGGTCACAGCGATCAACCCAACACCAGCTGGTGAAGGTAAAACCACAACCACGGTTGGTCTGGGTGACGGCCTGAACCGCATCGGCAAAAACGCGATGATCTGTATTCGCGAAGCCTCCCTCGGCCCGAACTTCGGCATGAAGGGTGGTGCTGCAGGTGGCGGCATGGCACAGGTTGTGCCTATGGAAGAAATGAACCTGCACTTCACAGGTGACTTCCACGCGATCACATCCGCGCACTCTCTGCTGTCCGCGATGATCGACAACCACATCTATTGGGGCAACGAGCAGGAAATCGACATCCGCCGCGTCGCATGGCGTCGCGTTGTTGACATGAACGACCGCGCGCTGCGTCAGATCACTGCGTCTCTGGGCGGCGTTTCCAACGGTTTCCCACGTGAAACTGGTTTCGACATCACTGTGGCCTCTGAGGTTATGGCGATCCTGTGTCTGGCAAACGATCTGCAAGACCTTGAGAAACGCCTGGGCGACATCATTGTTGCTTACCGTCGCGACAAGACACCAGTTTACTGCCGCGACATCAAAGCAGAAGGCGCTATGACTGTTCTGCTGAAAGACGCGATGCAGCCAAACCTGGTGCAAACTCTGGAAAACAATCCAGCCTTCGTACATGGCGGCCCATTCGCGAACATCGCGCACGGCTGTAACTCTGTCATCGCAACAAAGACTGCGCTGAAAGTCGCGGACTACGTTGTGACCGAAGCGGGCTTTGGTGCAGACCTTGGTGCCGAGAAGTTCATGAACATCAAATGCCGCAAAGCAGGCATCGCGCCTTCTGCGGTTGTTCTGGTTGCGACAGTGCGCGCAATGAAAATGAACGGTGGCGTTGCCAAAGCGGATCTGGGCGCGGAAAACGTTGACGCCGTGAACAACGGTTGTGCAAACCTTGGCCGTCACATCGAAAACGTGAAGTCCTTCGGCGTGCCTGTTGTGGTTGCGATCAACCACTTCGTGACTGACACAGATGCAGAAGTACAAGCTGTTAAAGACTACTGTGCAACCCACGGTGTCGAAGCGGTTCTGTCCCGTCACTGGGAGCTGGGTTCTGAAGGCTCTGCACCTCTGGCGGAAAAAGTTGTGGAAATCGTTGACGCAGATGCTGCAAACTTTGCACCGATCTACCCAGACGATATGCCGCTCTTTGAGAAAGTCGAAACCATCGCGAAGCGTATCTACCGCGCAGACGAAGTTCTGGCTGACAAGAAGATCCGCAATCAGTTGAAAGAATGGGAAGAAGCGGGCTACGGCAACCTGCCGGTTTGCATGGCGAAAACCCAGTATTCCTTCTCCACTGATCCAAACCTGCGCGGCGCGCCAACTGGTCACTCCGTTCCAGTGCGTGAAGTTCGCCTCTCTGCGGGTGCAGGCTTCATTGTGGTTGTTTGCGGTGAGATCATGACCATGCCAGGTCTGCCACGCAAACCAGCGTCAGAATCGATCCGCCTGAACGAAGAAGGTCAGATCGAAGGCTTGTTCTAA
- a CDS encoding ligase-associated DNA damage response DEXH box helicase, which yields MPTLPKRFDAWFASKGWHIHPHQQEMLDRADDPSLMLIAPTGGGKTLAGFLPTLVDLSEVSHEGMHTLYVSPLKALAADIKRNLRTPVDELRLDIRIEDRTGDTSNFQKKRQRADPPHILLTTPESLALLTSYEDAERTFKGLKRVVVDEIHALAESKRGDQLMLALARLQAICPDLRRVGLSATVDNPDEIAGLLARHPDPCDILHADPGPDPDIAMLITEEAPPWAGGGAAYAIPAVLEQIKQHKTTLIFHNTRAQAEIFFHKLWLANEDGLPIGIHHGSLDREQRQKVEAAMVRGDLRAIVCTGSLDLGIDWGDVDLVIQIGAPKNVKRLVQRIGRANHRYNAPSKALLVPANRFEVVECTAALQAVLERDLDGETRGAGPLDVLCQHILLRAASGPFQADELFAEMSSVGAFADMTREAFDACLDFCATGGYALRAYDQWQRLQQRPDRAWQLRDPRTAAKIRMNAGTIQDSDLLKVRMKRSRGGKPLGEVEEYFAASLLPGDTFLIGGQIVKYEGLREMTVEVSKDARKKPKVAVFGGTKFSTSTQLSQRILRLFQQETWPDLPRHTAEWLTLQREISELPQPGRLLIESFPHNGRNHLCVYGFAGRNAQQTLGLLLTKRMEELGLAPMGFVSTDYATLIWGIDAVTDPAPLLDRDALHDGLDGWLAGNALMKRTFRGVATIAGLIERNTQGQRKSGRQATFSSDILYDTLQKYDPDHLLMRITRDEAMRGMVDFSRIDEMLDRVADRIDHITLEHVTPLAAPLLLEVGKVTVAGSAEERLLAEEEAALMETAGLA from the coding sequence ATGCCCACGCTGCCGAAGCGATTTGACGCTTGGTTTGCCAGCAAAGGCTGGCACATTCATCCGCATCAGCAGGAGATGCTCGATCGCGCGGATGACCCTTCGCTAATGCTGATTGCCCCGACAGGGGGCGGTAAAACATTGGCCGGCTTTCTCCCAACACTCGTTGATCTCTCTGAAGTGTCTCATGAGGGTATGCACACGCTTTATGTCTCGCCCCTGAAGGCTTTAGCGGCAGACATCAAACGCAACCTGCGCACGCCCGTGGATGAGTTGAGGCTCGATATTCGGATCGAGGACCGCACCGGGGATACATCGAACTTTCAAAAGAAACGCCAGCGCGCTGACCCGCCGCATATCCTGCTGACCACACCAGAAAGTCTTGCCCTACTGACAAGCTATGAAGATGCCGAGCGCACCTTCAAGGGCCTGAAACGCGTGGTGGTCGATGAAATCCATGCACTGGCGGAAAGCAAGCGCGGCGACCAACTGATGCTGGCCTTGGCACGCCTTCAAGCGATCTGCCCTGATCTGCGCCGTGTCGGGCTTTCAGCCACCGTCGATAACCCCGATGAAATCGCCGGGCTATTGGCGCGGCATCCTGACCCTTGCGACATCCTCCACGCAGACCCCGGCCCTGATCCTGACATCGCGATGCTGATCACCGAGGAAGCCCCTCCTTGGGCGGGTGGTGGCGCGGCCTATGCGATCCCAGCGGTGCTGGAGCAGATCAAACAGCATAAGACCACACTTATCTTTCACAACACCCGCGCGCAGGCTGAAATCTTCTTTCACAAGCTCTGGCTTGCCAATGAGGACGGGCTGCCGATTGGCATTCATCATGGCAGTCTGGATCGCGAACAGCGCCAAAAGGTCGAAGCTGCCATGGTGCGCGGTGATCTGCGGGCGATTGTCTGCACAGGGAGCCTTGATCTGGGCATCGACTGGGGGGACGTGGACCTGGTGATCCAGATCGGCGCACCCAAGAATGTGAAACGGCTTGTCCAGCGCATTGGCCGCGCCAATCACCGTTACAATGCGCCCTCCAAGGCGCTATTGGTGCCTGCCAACCGGTTTGAAGTCGTGGAGTGTACCGCCGCTTTGCAAGCGGTCTTAGAGCGCGATCTGGACGGTGAAACGCGTGGCGCTGGTCCCTTGGATGTCCTCTGTCAGCATATCTTGTTGCGCGCGGCCTCCGGGCCCTTCCAAGCAGATGAGCTTTTTGCAGAGATGTCCTCGGTTGGTGCCTTCGCTGACATGACACGCGAGGCTTTTGACGCCTGTCTCGATTTCTGCGCCACCGGCGGATACGCCCTTCGCGCCTATGATCAATGGCAACGCCTGCAACAGCGCCCCGATAGAGCGTGGCAACTCCGTGATCCGCGCACCGCCGCGAAAATCCGTATGAATGCAGGCACCATTCAGGACAGCGACCTTTTGAAGGTGCGGATGAAGCGCAGCCGTGGTGGCAAACCACTTGGTGAGGTCGAGGAATATTTCGCAGCCTCATTGCTGCCCGGAGACACCTTTCTGATTGGTGGGCAAATCGTGAAATACGAAGGCCTGCGCGAAATGACTGTAGAAGTCAGCAAAGATGCGCGCAAAAAGCCCAAGGTCGCGGTCTTTGGCGGCACAAAGTTCTCAACTTCCACCCAGCTGTCCCAACGTATCCTCCGCCTGTTTCAGCAAGAGACATGGCCTGATTTGCCAAGGCACACAGCTGAATGGCTGACCTTGCAGCGAGAGATATCTGAGCTCCCGCAACCCGGCCGGTTGCTGATCGAAAGCTTCCCCCACAATGGGCGCAATCATCTCTGCGTTTATGGATTTGCCGGGCGCAATGCGCAGCAAACGCTTGGGCTACTGCTGACCAAACGCATGGAAGAGCTGGGGCTCGCACCGATGGGTTTTGTCTCGACCGATTATGCAACGTTGATCTGGGGCATCGATGCGGTCACTGATCCTGCACCACTTTTGGATAGAGATGCGCTGCATGACGGGCTCGATGGGTGGCTTGCCGGCAACGCTTTGATGAAGCGCACCTTTCGGGGCGTTGCGACCATTGCGGGGCTAATCGAGCGCAATACGCAAGGGCAGCGCAAGTCTGGGCGGCAGGCGACATTTTCCAGCGACATCCTCTATGATACGCTGCAGAAATACGACCCAGATCATTTGCTGATGCGCATCACGCGTGACGAAGCCATGCGCGGCATGGTCGATTTCTCGCGCATTGATGAAATGCTGGATCGGGTCGCAGACCGGATTGATCACATTACTCTGGAGCATGTCACGCCGCTGGCAGCGCCGCTTTTATTGGAGGTCGGCAAAGTCACTGTGGCAGGCAGTGCCGAAGAGCGGCTTCTGGCGGAAGAGGAAGCCGCTTTAATGGAGACAGCCGGGCTTGCCTAA
- the pdeM gene encoding ligase-associated DNA damage response endonuclease PdeM, producing MKTVDFSLAGVQLTALGSGALWWQDKSLLCISDLHLGKSERILRRGGSALPPYDTRDTLIRLEQDLRFTNAETVVCLGDSFDDLEVLDAMPESESNWINRLQAGRRWVWIEGNHDPGPVELPGSHLAELPLPPLTFRHIAETGKSGEISGHYHPKVRVQTRLRGISRPAFLFDADRVIMPAYGTYTGGLRSTEAVLSELMRPEAKAIVTGQTPRIVPLPRQAKR from the coding sequence ATGAAAACCGTGGATTTCTCTTTGGCTGGTGTGCAGCTCACAGCGCTTGGATCGGGCGCGCTGTGGTGGCAGGATAAAAGCCTGCTTTGCATTTCAGACCTACATCTGGGGAAATCAGAACGCATCCTGCGCCGGGGTGGCAGCGCCTTGCCGCCTTATGACACGCGCGACACGCTGATCCGACTTGAACAAGACCTGCGCTTCACCAATGCGGAAACGGTTGTCTGTCTGGGTGACAGTTTTGATGATCTGGAGGTGCTTGACGCCATGCCAGAGAGCGAAAGCAATTGGATCAACCGCCTGCAAGCGGGACGGCGCTGGGTTTGGATTGAAGGCAACCACGATCCGGGACCGGTTGAACTGCCCGGCAGTCACCTCGCAGAACTGCCACTACCACCGCTGACCTTCCGTCACATCGCAGAAACAGGCAAAAGCGGTGAAATCTCTGGGCATTACCATCCAAAGGTGCGCGTACAAACACGGCTGCGCGGCATTTCCCGGCCTGCTTTCTTATTTGATGCAGATCGCGTGATTATGCCTGCCTATGGCACCTACACGGGCGGATTGCGCAGTACGGAAGCAGTTCTGAGTGAGCTGATGCGTCCAGAGGCAAAAGCCATTGTTACTGGACAGACACCTCGGATTGTTCCCCTGCCCCGTCAAGCGAAACGCTAA
- a CDS encoding ArsR/SmtB family transcription factor, which translates to MQKVQIPAEDMARNAEAAASYLKTLAHGGRLMILCHLSGGEKSVGELEGLLDLRQAAVSQMLARLRDEGFVSTRRDGKAIYYSLKDARTAEVIGMMYRLFCAPADTQ; encoded by the coding sequence ATGCAGAAAGTGCAGATCCCAGCCGAAGATATGGCGCGCAACGCAGAAGCCGCTGCGAGCTATTTGAAAACCCTCGCACATGGTGGGCGTTTGATGATCCTTTGCCATCTGAGCGGTGGTGAAAAATCAGTGGGTGAGCTGGAAGGTCTGTTGGACTTGCGGCAGGCCGCCGTGAGCCAGATGCTGGCACGCCTGCGGGATGAGGGCTTCGTCTCGACCCGGCGCGACGGTAAGGCCATCTACTATTCTCTGAAAGACGCGCGCACTGCAGAGGTCATCGGCATGATGTACCGCCTCTTCTGCGCGCCTGCGGACACGCAATAA
- a CDS encoding endonuclease/exonuclease/phosphatase family protein, translating to MTRFTIASFNVKNLIGADKEYYRFQSYTPEEYAWKVDWMADQLLSMDADIVGFQEIFEEEALTDVISEADRRGAELNDAVIPGRDKRYHRKAIFKKLGFDGYKDAAVAFAPNINDTGEPGKRRPGVAVLSRFGFAEKPEIIQELAEPVQIPFQELGGGDAGHFEITKISRPILKVRIPVGDQVVTVFNCHLKSKLGEFITPEGAEFPPEADLTQYDAVGRALGSMRAAVRRMAEAWVLRRAIVEELELGRPVMVTGDFNDGEHAVSSEIISGEAPFKNYAWMLRHDAETPRDRYSEEEDTKIRAALLKLQLTPAEKFFVRKSLRDMVYTTAFGGVHESIDQIYLSRHFNPENPQAVGEMEYFSVFNDHLTDGSHPEAPYNKLASDHGQIMAHMRIGKAD from the coding sequence ATGACCCGTTTCACGATTGCCTCATTCAATGTCAAAAACCTGATTGGAGCTGATAAAGAATACTATCGGTTCCAAAGCTATACGCCTGAGGAATACGCTTGGAAGGTCGATTGGATGGCGGATCAGCTGCTGTCGATGGACGCGGATATTGTCGGCTTTCAGGAAATTTTCGAAGAAGAGGCCCTGACGGATGTCATCTCTGAGGCCGACCGTCGCGGAGCGGAACTGAATGACGCGGTCATTCCCGGACGTGACAAACGCTATCACCGCAAAGCCATCTTCAAAAAACTCGGGTTTGATGGCTATAAAGACGCCGCTGTAGCCTTCGCGCCCAATATCAACGACACCGGAGAGCCTGGCAAACGCCGTCCGGGTGTCGCTGTCCTGAGCCGCTTTGGTTTTGCGGAAAAGCCTGAGATCATCCAGGAACTTGCAGAGCCCGTTCAAATCCCTTTTCAGGAACTTGGCGGAGGTGATGCCGGGCATTTTGAGATCACGAAGATCAGTCGCCCGATCCTGAAGGTCCGCATTCCTGTTGGGGATCAGGTTGTGACGGTCTTCAATTGCCATCTGAAATCCAAACTGGGGGAATTCATCACCCCCGAAGGCGCGGAATTCCCACCAGAGGCGGATCTCACCCAATATGATGCTGTTGGGCGCGCGCTCGGCTCAATGCGAGCTGCAGTCCGTCGTATGGCGGAGGCCTGGGTGTTGCGCAGGGCAATAGTGGAGGAACTCGAACTTGGCCGCCCTGTTATGGTCACCGGCGATTTCAATGACGGCGAACATGCCGTCAGTTCCGAAATCATCTCTGGAGAGGCCCCGTTTAAGAATTATGCCTGGATGCTACGCCATGATGCAGAAACCCCGCGTGATCGCTACAGCGAAGAGGAAGACACCAAAATCCGAGCCGCCCTGCTGAAACTGCAACTGACTCCTGCCGAAAAGTTCTTTGTTCGCAAGAGCCTACGCGACATGGTTTATACGACCGCTTTTGGCGGCGTGCATGAAAGCATCGACCAGATTTACCTCAGCCGTCACTTCAATCCTGAAAATCCACAGGCTGTTGGTGAGATGGAATATTTTAGTGTGTTCAATGACCATTTGACGGATGGCAGCCACCCAGAAGCGCCTTATAATAAGCTGGCCTCTGACCATGGTCAGATCATGGCGCATATGCGGATCGGCAAAGCAGACTAA
- a CDS encoding chorismate mutase — protein MTTPKKPHDCSSMEEVRSGIDALDKKLVQLFKERAAFIDRATELKQGNGWPARIPERVEEVVVNARREAEVQGLDPDLIEKLWRQVIDWSIDREETGLGRK, from the coding sequence ATGACCACACCCAAAAAACCACATGATTGTTCATCAATGGAAGAGGTCCGTTCGGGCATCGACGCATTGGACAAGAAACTGGTTCAGCTCTTCAAGGAGCGGGCGGCGTTCATCGATCGAGCAACCGAACTGAAGCAAGGGAACGGCTGGCCAGCCCGCATTCCCGAACGCGTGGAAGAGGTTGTTGTGAATGCGCGACGCGAAGCTGAAGTACAGGGCTTGGACCCTGACTTGATCGAAAAGCTTTGGCGTCAGGTGATTGATTGGTCCATTGATCGGGAAGAAACCGGTCTGGGCCGCAAATAA